Genomic segment of Molothrus aeneus isolate 106 chromosome 3, BPBGC_Maene_1.0, whole genome shotgun sequence:
GTGcaatgtttttttcagtttggttttgtttgggtttttttttagagaaaatgtTTGCAGCCTATTTTGATTGCCCAGGAGGCCCAGAAAATCTCTATATGAAAGAAGTGATGAAACCAAATCCAGGAGAAGGAGAAGTTCTTGTGAAGGTCTCTGCCAGTGCTCTGAATAGGGCTGATTTACTCCAGGTACGTCTAGGTTAAGCAGATTTATGCACCCAAAACCAACACAGTTTTCAAGTCCCTCTGTGAAGTCCTGACAGATCTGATGAGCTAAAAGAGTTTGAACCTGGTGAGCATTTGGATTAGAGAGTTCATAGGGCTGAAAGAAGAGATGTTTGTTGATTCAGCAGATAAATGTTTTTATCTGAGAtagtgcagtgctgggctggcatGGAAAGGCCACGCTCTGCAAATGGAGATCATAGTATCTCTTCAGCATGAATTAGCCTGGACAGAGGAAACTcacaaatatttcaatttattcttattttaagaATAAGACTTAGGAAGAATAACACTTAGGAAACAAACATGTTTCCAGAGGCTAGAAGATCCTCAAATTACTGCAACATATGCACAGGGCAAAATCAGGATTAAACAAATAGGAATTTAGACTGGAGATGTGTGAATGAAATATTGCAGGTAATTACACTCATTGATAGTTTTTACTTCcttgccttctctttttttttttaatttttattttagaggAGAGGGAAGTACCCTCCCCCCAAAGGAGCAAGTGACATTTTAGGCCTGGAAGCAGCTGGGAGCGTGGCGGGGCTGGGTCCCGGCTGCTCGGGCCGCTGGAGGATCAGCGATGCAGTGATGGCTCTGCTCCCCGGGGGGGGCCAGGCACAATTCGTGACAGTGCCCGAAGGCCTCCTGATGCCAATTCCCAAAGACATGACTTTTATCCAGGCTGCAGCCATTCCTGAAGCCTGGCTAACAGCATTTCAGCTGCTCCATTTTGTAGGTGAGAGGTGCATTTGCCCATTTATCCCACCAAAACAGCTCATCTTCCTTTCTGTCACAAAATCCTCTCCTTGTTGCCTCTATTTGAATGTTGCTTGCCTTCAAAGAACCTTTTCTCTGTCACTTTATTCTTGTGGGTCAGAATCCAGTATGTCAGACAGAAATCCTTGAATCTTGGCCACCTCTCCCCAGTGCCAACCTACCATGCTGGTTACATATTTACAAGGAAGGATATGGAAAGATGGccaatttattttcatctgtaTTTCTCAGTTTGaatcactgaatggtttgggttgaaaaggaGCTAGGTGATCTAGTTCTACTCCCTTGCCatgcacagggacaccttccattaagCCTAAATTCCATTAAGCCTAAGCCCTGAAATTATTCCCACCTTTTCAAGACACCCAAAACCACATCTTACTTCTAAGGATTTGGCTTCACTGCACGCATGACCATACCAAGAACTTTATCACTATGTTCTTGTGAATCTACAGTAGGCAACATCTTGTACCTTTGTTTACCAGATATATTATTTGTAGGTAAAATCCACTCTGAGCTGATTTAAACTAGACAGAAGCCTACactcttcattttaaaaatacgcTGCCAAGGTAGTAAACCTGCCAAAGTTTTCCTCCTGTGAGAAATATCCTTCTTCTACACTCTTCAGCAGTAGCATCTGAAAGATCCAATAAGGAACAAAAAGTTCCAAACATAACTTCCCTGCACACTTGCTTCAAGTCTCATGGGGATCAGTGGGAGGCTACTTGGTGCCTCACTTACAGAAGCAAGTAGTGAAACACAAATGAATGCGACCAATAGATGGTAAAATGATAGTAGGACTCATCTTTAATGTTACCCAGCATTTCTGGTATTCCTCCATTGCTGAGTGCCTGATTTCTGGAGTATGAATATCCTCCAAGTGTGTTTTCTACTGATGGTATAAAAAGGCTGTGACTGCCCTCACTTAAGCATTGGTCACAGAtgcccagaactgcacacagcCAAGTCAAAGTCCTTCCCCTGAGGCTGGGAAAATGACATCCTGTCAGCACACTGCAacctctgctgcttctggatTTCTCTCTTTTATGAAGGCTACAAAGATGTCCAATTGTCCAAAGTCCAGTCAAGGACAACTCTTTCAACCTCCTCTTTGCTATCTTACAGATTgttcatattttaattaaaaggtgATGCCCAAAGGGTGACCACTTTCCTTCTGCCCTCCTCCAGGTAAAGTACAGGAGGGTGAGAAAGTGTTGATCCACGCTGGAGCCAGTGGGGTTGGCATGGCAGCCATTCAGCTGGTGAGACTGGCCAAGGCCATTCCCATTGTGACAGCAGGAACTCAGGAGAAACTGGAAGCAACAGCaaatgctggagcagctgcaggtttCAACTACAAGAATGAAGACTTCAGTGAAAAGGTCTTGGAGTTCACCCAAGGTAAAAACCTCTCTGTAAAAGTGCAAATGAACCTCCCAACATGTGGACATAGACTCAGTTTCAGCTGTCACTTGGTGAGGGATCAGACAGTAGTGACCCTGGAAGCACAAGCTAATATCCTGCTCAGCCCAGAATGAGCTTTTCCTTAGTTTAACTGTGCTGTTTTCTGCATGGGCTCTCTTTGGCTGTGTTTATTTGGGGCATAAATATTGTGCCATGTTATTGCTGCCTCCCCAAGGAACTGCCAAAGGAACAAATCCTCACATTTTGGTGTTTGAGTCATCACAGAAGCACAgcatggcctgggttggaaagggctttaaagatcatcccattccaaccccctgccatgggcagggacgccCCACCTTGCTCTGAGCCCCATCTAACctgccttgaaca
This window contains:
- the TP53I3 gene encoding quinone oxidoreductase PIG3, which produces MFAAYFDCPGGPENLYMKEVMKPNPGEGEVLVKVSASALNRADLLQRRGKYPPPKGASDILGLEAAGSVAGLGPGCSGRWRISDAVMALLPGGGQAQFVTVPEGLLMPIPKDMTFIQAAAIPEAWLTAFQLLHFVGKVQEGEKVLIHAGASGVGMAAIQLVRLAKAIPIVTAGTQEKLEATANAGAAAGFNYKNEDFSEKVLEFTQGSGVDIILDCVGASYWEKNLNCLSTDGRWIIYGLLSGGEVHGDLLARLISKRASIHTSLLRSRDKEYKERLVRAFTEEVLPHFSGEASPRLQPLVDSVYPLHAIAEAHRAMEENRNIGKIVIEIPVCGKKGPPQ